One region of Mycolicibacterium rhodesiae NBB3 genomic DNA includes:
- a CDS encoding family 1 encapsulin nanocompartment shell protein: MNNLYRELAPVTEAAWDEIELEATRTFKRHVAGRRVVDVSEPGGPVTAAVSTGHLRDVAPPGEGVVAHLRESKPLVRLRVPFTVSRTAIDDVERGSQDSDWDPVKEAAKKLAFVEDRAIFEGYEAASIEGIRACSNNPALALPSDVRGIPDVISQALSELRLAGVDGPYSVLLSADVYTEVSETTEHGYPIREHLNRLVDGDIIWAPAIDGAFVLSTRGGDFDLQLGTDVCIGYLSHDAETVELYLQETLTFLCYTAEASVALTK; this comes from the coding sequence ATGAACAACCTGTATCGCGAACTCGCGCCGGTCACCGAGGCGGCGTGGGACGAGATCGAATTGGAAGCGACCCGGACGTTCAAGCGGCACGTCGCCGGGCGCCGGGTCGTCGACGTCAGCGAGCCCGGCGGCCCGGTGACCGCGGCGGTCAGCACCGGCCACCTCCGCGACGTGGCCCCCCCGGGTGAGGGCGTGGTGGCGCACCTGCGCGAAAGCAAGCCGCTGGTGCGGCTGCGGGTGCCGTTCACGGTGAGCCGCACCGCAATCGACGACGTCGAGCGCGGATCGCAGGATTCGGACTGGGACCCGGTCAAGGAAGCCGCCAAGAAGCTGGCGTTCGTCGAAGACCGCGCGATCTTCGAGGGCTACGAAGCAGCGTCCATCGAGGGCATCAGGGCCTGCAGCAACAATCCTGCGCTGGCGCTGCCGAGCGACGTCCGCGGGATTCCGGACGTCATCTCGCAGGCGTTGTCGGAACTGCGCTTGGCCGGTGTCGACGGACCGTACTCGGTGCTGCTGTCGGCCGACGTCTACACCGAGGTGAGCGAGACGACCGAACACGGCTATCCGATCCGTGAGCACCTCAACCGGCTGGTGGACGGTGACATCATCTGGGCGCCCGCGATCGACGGTGCGTTCGTGTTGTCCACCCGCGGTGGCGACTTCGACCTCCAGCTGGGCACCGACGTGTGCATCGGCTATCTGTCGCACGACGCCGAGACCGTCGAGCTGTATCTGCAGGAGACGCTGACGTTCCTCTGCTACACCGCGGAAGCCTCTGTCGCGCTGACGAAGTAG
- a CDS encoding Dyp-type peroxidase produces MPAPLPQPVTAPLTPAAIFLVLTIDDGGEAAVRDGLGEISGLVRAVGFRDPDKLLSVVTSIGSDAWDRLFSGPKPAELTPFIELKGGRHHAPATPGDLLLHIKAMSLDMCFELAGRIVKALAAVTVVDETHGFRFFDNRDLLGFVDGTENPDGPLALSATKIGDEDPDFAGGCYVHVQKYVHDMSSWDSLSVTEQELVIGRSKLEDIEMDDDAKPANAHIALNVITDEDGTELKIVRHNMPFGEIGKAEYGTYFIGYSRTAAVTEKMLSNMFIGDPPGNTDHILEFSTAITGGKFFTPIVDFLNDPPPLPDSEREEDQPPVAAPRGDGSLRIGSLKGT; encoded by the coding sequence CGCCACTGACACCTGCGGCCATCTTCCTGGTGCTGACCATCGACGACGGCGGTGAGGCGGCCGTCCGCGACGGGCTCGGCGAGATCTCCGGACTGGTGCGCGCGGTCGGTTTCCGCGACCCCGACAAGCTCCTGTCGGTGGTGACGTCGATCGGCTCAGACGCGTGGGACCGGCTGTTCTCGGGTCCGAAACCCGCGGAGCTGACGCCGTTCATCGAGCTGAAGGGCGGCCGCCACCATGCGCCCGCCACCCCCGGGGATCTGCTGCTCCACATCAAGGCGATGTCGCTGGACATGTGCTTCGAGCTCGCGGGACGGATCGTCAAGGCGCTCGCTGCCGTCACCGTCGTCGACGAGACCCACGGATTCCGCTTCTTCGACAACCGCGACCTGCTCGGCTTCGTCGACGGCACCGAGAATCCCGACGGGCCACTTGCGTTGTCCGCCACCAAGATCGGTGATGAAGACCCCGACTTCGCCGGCGGCTGCTACGTCCACGTGCAAAAGTATGTGCACGACATGTCGTCTTGGGATTCACTGTCGGTCACCGAGCAGGAACTCGTGATCGGGCGCAGCAAGCTCGAAGACATCGAGATGGACGACGACGCCAAACCGGCCAACGCGCACATCGCGCTGAACGTCATCACCGACGAGGACGGCACCGAACTCAAGATCGTGCGGCACAACATGCCGTTCGGAGAAATCGGAAAGGCCGAATACGGCACGTATTTCATCGGATACTCGCGTACAGCTGCGGTCACCGAGAAAATGTTGTCCAACATGTTCATCGGCGACCCGCCCGGTAACACCGACCACATCCTCGAGTTCTCCACCGCGATCACCGGCGGAAAATTCTTCACACCAATCGTCGATTTCCTCAACGACCCACCGCCGCTTCCGGATTCAGAGCGGGAAGAAGACCAGCCGCCCGTCGCCGCGCCCCGCGGAGACGGCTCGTTGCGCATCGGCAGCCTGAAAGGAACCTGA